The following coding sequences are from one Schizosaccharomyces osmophilus chromosome 1, complete sequence window:
- the wdr55 gene encoding WD repeat protein, WDR55 family, involved in ribosome biogenesis: protein MSKTNSAAKLKHVFDDDVFHLVAYGEKNNLLVGFSNGRVANYSYDTENNSLVEEWNTKRHKISCRNLSLTEDNSEFISVGSDCVLKLADTASGRVTSKWIQETASTELSPYSVVEWVEGNNIFATGDDDGCVTIWDRRKSGGVLHSHRDQIDYISSICPFEDRYMVATSGDGTLSILDSRNFKTAVLSEEQDDDLTCGAFTRDNNSKKKFAVGTASGVVTLFTKGDWGDHTDRIVPPIRSNDYSIETMNRAGTDTLYIGGSDGCLRQLNILPNRYEKVIGQHTSKAGVDTADVSENGEFLISASGSELIFWNKGDDSAEFEKAGQDGEEDSDAMNSDESEDDVDSDSDEPTQKSKRNKKLAKAAPKKKAPRTDFFDGL, encoded by the coding sequence ATGAGCAAAACGAATTCAGCAGCAAAACTCAAGCACGTCTTTGACGACGATGTATTCCATTTAGTAGCTTATGgggaaaaaaataatttattagTAGGGTTCTCCAATGGTCGTGTTGCAAATTACAGCTATGATACAGAAAATAATTCTTTGGTCGAAGAATGGAACACTAAACGCCATAAAATTAGCTGCAGAAATTTATCTTTAACTGAGGATAACTCTGAGTTTATATCTGTTGGTTCCGACTGTGTATTAAAATTGGCCGACACCGCTTCTGGAAGAGTCACTTCAAAATGGATTCAAGAGACAGCAAGTACCGAACTATCCCCATACAGTGTGGTTGAATGGGTGGAAGGAAATAATATATTCGCTACGGGTGACGATGATGGTTGTGTTACTATTTGggatagaagaaaaagtggTGGAGTCCTCCACTCACACAGGGATCAAATCGATTACATTTCTTCTATATGTCCATTTGAAGATCGCTATATGGTTGCTACCAGTGGTGATGGGACTCTGTCAATTCTTGATTCCAGAAACTTTAAGACTGCTGTTCTGAGTGAGGAACAAGATGATGATCTAACTTGTGGAGCATTTACTAGGGACAATaattccaagaaaaagtttgctGTTGGCACAGCTTCTGGCGTGGTCACCCTGTTTACTAAAGGTGATTGGGGAGATCACACAGACCGTATAGTGCCGCCTATTCGTTCAAACGACTATTCAATAGAGACCATGAATCGCGCTGGAACGGATACCCTTTACATTGGTGGAAGCGATGGATGTCTTAGACAATTGAACATTCTTCCAAACCGATATGAAAAAGTCATAGGACAGCATACTTCGAAAGCCGGTGTTGACACTGCTGATGTTTCCGAAAATGGCGAGTTTCTTATATCAGCAAGCGGTTCAGAGTTGATTTTCTGGAACAAGGGAGATGATTCAGCtgagtttgaaaaagctGGCCAAGACGGTGAGGAAGACAGTGATGCGATGAACTCGGATGAATCTGAAGACGATGTTGATAGTGATTCAGATGAACCTACACAAAAATCAAAGCGAAACAAGAAGCTTGCGAAAGCAgcaccaaagaaaaaggctCCCAGAactgatttttttgatggACTTTAA
- the spt5 gene encoding DSIF transcription elongation factor complex subunit Spt5 has product MDGKVGNVDSREEKYPTGENDQEDLTQQTSPGASVGNDTEHLLVNSEEQGNVSDDQDDQERKEDADEEEPNGEKNQTNVAVDDEAEEDEDEEDEEALEEEEEEEDEEEAAGGRRKRARHERRNQFLDIEAEVDEDEEELDEEEEEIGREDGFIEEEVGGAEYVADDRRHRELDRQRQELQSVDAERLAEEYREKYGRSQTVISDTSNVPQRLLLPSVNDPNVWAIRCKAGKEKDVVFTIMRKAMDLQYTSMPLEIISAFQRDSLVGYVYVEARKQSHVLAALNGILNVYTNNMILVPIKEMPDLLKVQKQTVELLPGAYVRIKRGKYAGDLAQVDNLSENGLTARVRIVPRVDYSNSLKRSKSITRPQARLFNESEAYKSNPTKFYRRGPRTFVFNNEEFEDGFLVKDIRISSLVTEGVNPTLDEVSKFSPSNEDLDLSSLALSVKNDHAEFQVGDVVEVFVGEQAGVGGVVETVHGTVVTIISNDGLRLDVPSRGIRKRFRHGDYVKVIAGKYKDDTGMVVRISKDEVTFLSDTMMTELTVFSRDLGEAGSAQAINSAYDLHDLVQLDVNTVGCVFSVERDTYRVVDQHGGVRTAKASQITMRHSNRRGVATDRNGTEIRVGDKVKEVGGENKDGTILHIYRAFVFLHNRELMENNGVFVARSRNVATVAAKGARISTDLTKMNPALNSGPSLPPVANIKRTIGRDKAIGATVRIRKGPMKGLLGVIKDTTDANARVELHTGNKIVPVPKENLLYTSKTGDLITYTEFIERSRGIRPGSIGNVDGPSVPSWAQGARTPAYANGAQSQGWQSGGKTPAWNSGAKTPAWNAGGKTPAWSSGNKTPAWNAGSKTPAWNSGAKTPAWNAGAKTPAWNAGAKTPAWNAGGKTPSWNASGATNVAGQAPVYGGFSETTWDTDDNNGSWAAPTPGGWAAPTPGGWNEDEGNSPNYVPPSP; this is encoded by the coding sequence ATGGACGGTAAAGTAGGAAATGTTGATtcaagagaagaaaaatatccCACAGGAGAAAACGATCAAGAAGACTTAACTCAACAGACATCCCCAGGTGCGTCCGTTGGAAATGACACTGAGCATTTATTAGTTAATTCTGAAGAGCAAGGGAACGTCTCAGACGATCAAGACGACCAAGAACGTAAAGAAGACgcagatgaagaagaaccaAATGgcgaaaaaaatcaaacgaACGTCGCAGTTGATGATGAAGCCGAAGAAGAtgaggatgaagaagacgaggaagcattagaagaagaagaagaagaagaagacgagGAAGAAGCAGCCGGTGGTAGGAGAAAACGCGCACGTCATGAACGCCGAAATCAATTCCTCGATATTGAAGCAGAGGtggatgaagatgaagaggaattggatgaagaagaagaagaaattggtAGAGAAGATGGCTTCATTGAGGAGGAAGTTGGTGGAGCTGAGTATGTGGCCGATGATAGACGACACCGAGAACTCGACCGCCAAAGGCAAGAATTACAATCCGTTGATGCGGAACGTTTGGCAGAAGAATATAGAGAAAAGTATGGAAGGAGCCAAACTGTCATTAGTGATACGAGCAACGTCCCTCAAAGGCTTCTTCTACCTTCCGTTAACGACCCTAATGTCTGGGCTATTAGGTGTAAAGCaggaaaagagaaagatgTTGTTTTTACCATTATGAGAAAAGCTATGGATCTTCAATACACGAGCATGCCATTGGAAATTATCTCTGCATTTCAACGTGATTCGCTTGTTGGCTATGTTTACGTTGAGGCTAGGAAGCAATCGCATGTATTGGCTGCTTTGAATGGTATTCTGAACGTCTATACAAATAATATGATTTTGGTACCTATTAAGGAAATGCCAGATTTACTGAAAgtccaaaaacaaaccgTCGAGCTTCTTCCCGGTGCATATGTACGTATTAAGCGTGGTAAATATGCCGGTGATCTTGCTCAGGTGGATAACTTGTCTGAAAATGGTTTAACAGCCCGTGTGCGTATAGTCCCTCGCGTTGATTACTCAAATTCACTAAAGAGAAGCAAATCAATTACTCGTCCACAGGCTCGTTTGTTTAACGAAAGCGAGGCATACAAGAGTAACCCTACAAAATTCTATAGACGGGGACCGAgaacatttgtttttaataatGAGGAATTCGAAGACGGTTTCCTTGTTAAAGATATCCgaatttcttctcttgTTACTGAAGGTGTCAATCCAACGCTTGACGAAGTATCAAAGTTCAGCCCGAGTAATGAAGATTTGGACCTTAGTTCACTTGCCTTGAGTGTAAAAAATGATCATGCAGAATTTCAAGTCGGTGATGTCGTTGAAGTATTTGTCGGTGAACAAGCTGGTGTTGGTGGTGTTGTCGAAACTGTTCATGGCACTGTTGTTACCATTATTTCGAATGATGGGTTAAGATTGGATGTCCCTTCTCGCGGCATAAGAAAACGTTTCCGTCATGGTGATTACGTGAAAGTTATTGCAggaaaatacaaagatgATACCGGTATGGTTGTCCGCATCTCAAAAGATGAGGTTACTTTCTTGAGCGATACGATGATGACAGAATTAACTGTATTTTCTCGTGATCTTGGTGAAGCTGGCAGTGCTCAGGCTATCAATTCTGCCTATGATCTACATGATCTTGTTCAGCTTGATGTGAATACGGTCGGTTGTGTTTTCTCAGTTGAAAGAGATACCTATCGTGTAGTAGATCAGCATGGCGGTGTAAGGACTGCTAAAGCATCACAGATTACAATGCGACATTCAAATCGGCGTGGTGTCGCCACTGACAGGAATGGTACTGAAATTCGTGTTGGTGATAAGGTCAAAGAAGTTGGAGgtgaaaacaaagatggAACTATACTACATATATATCGTgcatttgttttccttcataATAGAGAGCTTATGGAAAATAATGGTGTTTTTGTTGCCAGAAGCCGCAATGTTGCTACAGTGGCAGCAAAAGGTGCTCGTATTTCAACAGACTTGACTAAGATGAACCCTGCATTAAATAGCGGTCCTTCCTTACCTCCGGTCGCAAACATCAAACGTACCATCGGTCGTGATAAAGCTATTGGTGCCACAGTACGTATACGTAAAGGACCCATGAAGGGATTGCTGGGTGTGATTAAGGATACTACGGATGCCAATGCTCGTGTTGAGTTACATACGggaaataaaattgttccAGTTcccaaagaaaatttgttGTACACCAGTAAAACTGGAGACTTGATAACTTATACTGAATTTATTGAACGCAGTCGCGGTATTCGTCCCGGCAGTATCGGTAACGTGGACGGTCCAAGCGTTCCAAGCTGGGCACAGGGTGCGCGTACACCAGCGTATGCGAACGGTGCTCAGAGTCAAGGTTGGCAGTCTGGTGGGAAAACACCTGCATGGAACTCCGGGGCCAAAACACCGGCATGGAATGCTGGAGGGAAAACACCGGCATGGAGCTCTGGCAACAAGACTCCCGCATGGAATGCTGGCAGTAAGACTCCTGCTTGGAACTCTGGTGCTAAGACTCCTGCTTGGAACGCTGGTGCTAAGACTCCTGCTTGGAACGCTGGTGCAAAAACGCCAGCCTGGAATGCCGGAGGTAAAACCCCCTCTTGGAATGCTTCTGGTGCTACCAACGTTGCTGGACAAGCTCCAGTTTATGGTGGCTTCTCCGAAACAACCTGGGATACTGATGATAACAATGGTTCATGGGCGGCACCTACTCCTGGGGGTTGGGCTGCACCCACGCCTGGTGGATGgaatgaagatgaaggaAATTCTCCTAACTATGTGCCTCCGTCAccataa
- the trm402 gene encoding tRNA (cytosine-5-)-methyltransferase has protein sequence MGKKSNKPTQGKRAYNDKREIVLENEKFESYYRKQNIFGNNAESENEFQTLMEFLKKPLPTTFRICGYLQHAFELKNHFEKHYIPQLQNVEFEGTAIPAPEIIPWYPNQLAYSIDAKKEIIRKSPPFKRLQRFLVSENEAGNINRQEAVSMLPPLFLDLLPHHLVLDMCAAPGSKTAQLIEAIYNQAHVKDAVKDSANLSSLQGLIIANDADPKRAQMLVHQINRLNSPNVLVVNHDASTMPNVIIPSSSSDEANEKEILKYDRVLADVPCSGDGTFRKNISLWKDWSATSGLSLHPLQLRILIRGLQLLKVGGYMVYSTCSMNPIENEAVVCAALKATGESVSLVDISEKLPELKRESGLSNWKVMDDTLQEYSSPEDSHPENVTLASTMWPLSMDEMKKQHIERCARIYPQHQNTGGFFIAMLKKESPLQAHRVDALKKQDERPELKRQKLDNEASVSTSAPQPVTKTGNNYFDEEPFVYIKPDDESISSVSNFYGLDPKFPRDHFFVRNQSGTPTRSVYFACSLFKKIIENNINRVKFVHGGVRFFVKQDISPLLKSNESLEVNKDICNFRIHSDGVNIISPYLDEKFFCDADLEDLKILMKYDYPRLEQFPENGKLKVGSEKMVFGCNIVRAHAKTEDGSLTDMRILLPVWRSPNSCNLMLARKEKQNLELELFGMD, from the exons Atgggaaaaaaaagtaataag CCTACGCAAGGCAAGCGTGCTTATAATGATAAAAGAGAGATCGTGCTTGA AAACGAAAAGTTTGAGAGCTATTACCGTAAACAGAATATCTTTGGTAACAACGCCGAATCcgaaaatgaatttcaaaCATTGATGGAGTTTCTTAAAAAACCATTACCTACAACTTTTCGAATTTGCGGGTATCTGCAACATGCctttgaattaaaaaatcacTTCGAGAAACACTATATTCCCCAACTCCAGAATGTCGAGTTTGAAGGGACAGCAATTCCAGCACCTGAAATTATCCCTTGGTATCCAAATCAACTGGCTTATAGCATTGATGctaagaaagaaattattcGCAAGAGCCCGCCTTTTAAGCGTCTTCAACGCTTCCTTGTGAGCGAAAATGAAGCTGGAAACATTAATCGTCAAGAGGCTGTCAGTATGCTACCTCCCTTGTTTTTAGACTTGCTTCCACATCATTTGGTGTTGGATATGTGTGCTGCACCAGGATCAAAAACTGCTCAACTTATCGAAGCCATTTATAATCAAGCTCATGTGAAAGACGCCGTCAAAGACAGTGCTAACCTAAGCTCTCTTCAAGGACTCATTATCGCTAACGATGCAGATCCAAAACGTGCTCAAATGCTTGTACACCAAATAAATCGGTTGAACTCCCCTAATGTATTGGTAGTAAATCATGATGCTTCAACTATGCCGAATGTTAtcattccttcttcttcttcagatgAAGCTaatgagaaagaaattttaaaGTATGACCGCGTTTTGGCTGATGTACCCTGTTCTGGAGATGGCACATTCCGTAAAAATATTTCCTTATGGAAGGACTGGAGCGCAACTAGTGGTTTGAGTCTCCATCCACTTCAATTAAGAATTCTTATCCGTGGTCTACAACTTTTAAAGGTTGGTGGTTACATGGTTTATTCTACTTGCTCTATGAACCCTATTGAAAACGAAGCAGTAGTATGTGCTGCTTTAAAGGCTACGGGTGAATCCGTATCTCTAGTAGACATCTCAGAAAAGCTTCCAGAATTGAAACGCGAATCCGGTCTATCTAATTGGAAGGTCATGGATGACACTCTTCAAGAGTACAGTTCTCCTGAAGATTCTCATCCGGAAAACGTCACCCTTGCCTCTACTATGTGGCCTCTGTCAATGGATgaaatgaagaaacaacACATAGAACGATG TGCACGTATATATCCTCAGCATCAAAACACTGGAGGTTTCTTCATCGCTatgttgaagaaggaaagtCCTTTGCAGGCGCATAGAGTTGATGctttaaagaaacaagatgAAAGGCCAGAACTTAAACGTCAAAAACTTGATAATGAAGCATCTGTGTCGACTTCCGCTCCCCAGCCCGTTACCAAAACTGGTAATAATTACTTTGACGAAGAAccgtttgtttatattaaACCAGATGACGAAAGCATTTCTTCTGTCTC GAATTTTTATGGTTTAGATCCTAAATTTCCTCGTGACCATTTCTTTGTTCGTAATCAAAGTGGCACACCTACAAGGTCTGTGTATTTTGCGTGCTCCCTGTTCAAGAAAATTATAGAGAACAACATTAATCGTGTGAAGTTTGTACACGGCGGAGTCCGCTTTTTTGTCAAACAAGATATCAGTCCTTTGCTTAAAAGTAATGAGTCGTTGGAAGTCAACAAGGATATCTGTAATTTCCGGATCCACAGTGATGGTGTTAATATCATTAGCCCATATTTAGACGAAAAGTTCTTCTGTGATGCTGATCTTGAAGATTTAAAAATACTAATGAAGTACGATTATCCTCGTTTGGAACAGTTTCCCGAAAATGGCAAACTGAAAGTAGGATCCGAAAAAATGGTTTTCGGGTGTAACATAGTTCGCGCTCATGCCAAAACTGAGGATGGATCACTTACCGATATGCGCATTTTACTGCCTGTTTGGCGAAGCCCAAATAGTTGCAACTTAATGCTTgccagaaaagaaaaaca GAATTTAGAGTTGGAGTTATTTGGAATGGATTAA
- a CDS encoding thyroid receptor interacting protein-like protein, transcription coactivator — MFSSNLEQWAKENVLKLLSLDEESALLVAQTAAAAQNAGEAKNHWISLLGESPEAIEFVSEFNRRRFAPSSKKDTSYKKADIDRPSEKASNSSSEKSTVYPTISQQQKTRQTRSSSSDRDKSKNTKTNDDLYNIPKVAQKTTSQGTLTSDLMGTKKAFKPKQVPQVSKIDGLADIERAIHQVEISQKSSNSNRRSCDCQGRKHPLNEAAPNCLNCGKIICMLEGMGPCTFCKAPVISKTQQLELLQELKKAGSDIKQAANQKTKSKHSSSKHQFQKLNNSSIHSIFIDPKQLEQKAIEAEQRKNVLLNFDRTAAQRTKIIDEAADFDPTTLASDTWASPAEKALNLVKMQQALSQKEKKKKKVLSISLSGKKVVVDQKDESSDEEVPDNEHHNFLETKELEASAKQNSSNITRIPRSLARPVFRPQNLPKKSELPKEITEKINRSWSKVQDAIEND, encoded by the exons ATGTTCTCTTCAAACTTGGAGCAGTGGGCTAAAGAGAATGTTCTAAAACTTTTATCacttgatgaagaaagcGCTCTGCTTGTAGCTCAGACAGCAGCTGCTGCACAAAATGCTggagaagcaaaaaatcaCTGGATTTCTCTTTTAGGAGAATCTCCCGAAGCTATTGAGTTCGTGAGTGAATTCAATCGGAGGAGATTTGCACCATCGTCAAAGAAAGACACAAGCTATAAAAAAGCCGATATTGATAGGCCTAGCGAAAAAGCATCTAATTCCTCGTCAGAAAAATCTACGGTTTATCCAACTATTAGTCAACAACAGAAAACAAGGCAAACACGTTCATCGTCTTCCGACCGagataaaagtaaaaatacaaaaactAACGATGATCTGTATAACATACCAAAAGTTGCTCAAAAGACTACAAGTCAAGGCACTTTGACGTCTGACTTGATGGGGACCAAAAAAGCCTTTAAACCAAAACAAGTTCCTCAAGTCAGTAAGATTGACGGTTTAGCAGACATCGAAAGAGCTATTCATCAAGTTGAAATTTCCCAGAAATCTTCCAACTCCAATAGGAGATCTTGCGATTGTCAAGGTCGCAAGCATCCTCTGAATGAAGCTGCTCCCAATTGCCTCAATTGCGGCAAGATCATATGCATGTTGGAAGGCATGGGTCCATG TACATTTTGTAAGGCTCCAGTGATAAGTAAAACGCAACAGCTGGAACTTTTGcaagaattaaagaaagCTGGAAGTGATATAAAACAGGCTGCAAATCAGAAGACAAAATCTAAGCATAGTTCTTCCAAACATCAATTCCAGAAATTGAATAATTCCTCTATACATTCCATATTCATTGATCCAAAACAGTTGGAGCAGAAAGCTATTGAAGCtgaacaaaggaaaaatgttttgttaAATTTTGACCGCACAGCTGCCCAAAGAACCAAGATTATCGATGAGGCTGCTGATTTTGACCCGACAACACTGGCCAGTGACACCTGGGCATCTCCTGCTGAAAAGGCTTTAAACTTGGTTAAGATGCAACAAGCTCTGTcccagaaagaaaagaagaaaaagaaggtcCTTTCTATCAGTTTAAGTGGTAAGAAAGTAGTGGTGGATCAAAAAGACGAATCATCAGATGAAGAGGTGCCGGATAATGAACACCACAATTTCTTAGAAACTAAAGAACTTGAGGCATCTGCCAAACAAAACTCCTCAAATATAACCCGTATACCTAGAAGTCTAGCACGTCCTGTTTTTCGTCCCCAAAATCTCCCCAAGAAGAGTGAACTACCAAAGGAAATTactgaaaaaataaatcgCAGTTGGTCTAAAGTACAGGACgcaattgaaaatgactGA
- the rad4 gene encoding BRCT domain protein Rad4, which yields MSSRKPLKGFVICCTNIELNKRTEISTKAIKLGATYKSDLTKDVTHLIAGDFDTPKYKFAAKSRPDMKIVSHEWIPRLYDRWVEGEDLESDLLISKFTLPALFKCRVCLTNIEQPDRFQLENTICENGGTFCPDLTRDVTHLIAGNTAGRKYEYALRWKIKVVSVQWLWESISRGAVLEPEYFKMDMPPDRIGHGAYIKLAPEENNKNPKAHDEELLSDLTFINKKHNPDEGELEPVVMKRGKKRESSILWSELNTRDLENSFAAQNVSLLDEFTPEVFQAPEEKEVSTNIEINTEPRLFDKIHFLLYQFEEDKYNRLKKCLNREGGHISSTVEDTTNFVIVPHHLPIEEIPSFSVPTITEWWVERCLFYKKVLPVDEHVLSKPFYHTYFNQDFAGLSLHLSGFKGVDSSHLKKALILCGATVDNFLGVQRSVLLVNTNEPFSMKTRYKLQHATGWNVRVLGISWLWYIYQTGKFTENVSPWAIDKKENQKLKRFEHLRKIALPNDNSILKDDAPFTIFPNAQSTPAPDFIFEHYRNSAKQPQRSKTTFNDGDSSSKESPTKRFRSITEPTTDSNTRLMAVQSEEDTLSKPEQESVSYIDPDAQREKQKIYAQLTSNFNDSFPLINEFSSQDNTSILITKEKRNLRPR from the exons ATGAGCTCTAGAAAACCACTTAAGGGTTTCGTTATATGTTGTACTAATATTGAGTTAAATAAACGC ACGGAGATTTCAACTAAAGCGATTAAGCTTGGCGCCACCTACAAATCCGATTTGACGAAAGATGTAACTCATTTAATTGCTGGTGACTTTGATACCCCCAAGTATAAG TTTGCTGCAAAATCTAGACCAGATATGAAAATTGTGTCTCATGAATGGATCCCCAGGCTTTATGATCGTTGGGTCGAAGGTGAAGATTTGGAGTCTGATTTACTCATCAGCAAATTTACTTTGCCAGCTCTATTCAAATGTCGGGTGTGTCTTACAAATATAGAGCAACCAGATAGATTTCAACTTGAAAATACTATTTGTGAAAACGGAGGTACATTTTGTCCTGATTTAACTCGCGATGTCACACATTTAATTGCTGGGAATACTGCTGGTCGGAAGTATGAATATGCTCTTCGGTGGAAGATCAAGGTTGTCAGTGTTCAATGGTTATGGGAATCTATATCAAGAGGTGCCGTCTTAGAACCAGAATACTTTAAAATGGATATGCCTCCGGATCGCATTGGACATGGTGCTTATATAAAACTGGCTCCCGaggaaaacaataaaaatccAAAGGCTCATGATGAGGAATTATTATCTGACCTAACtttcattaataaaaagcatAACCCCGATGAGGGAGAGCTTGAACCAGTTGTTATGAAACGTGGCAAGAAAAGGGAAAGTAGTATTCTTTGGAGTGAATTAAATACAAgagatttggaaaattcaTTTGCTGCCCAAAATGTATCCTTACTGGATGAATTTACACCAGAAGTTTTTCAGGCACCCGAGGAGAAAGAAGTGTCTACAAatattgaaataaatacagAACCTCGATTATTTGACAAAATTCACTTCTTGCTATAccaatttgaagaagataaaTACAATCGCTTGAAGAAGTGTTTGAATAGAGAAGGAGGGCATATTTCGTCGACCGTTGAAGATACAACCAACTTTGTCATTGTCCCTCATCACCTAccaattgaagaaattccttctttttcggTCCCAACGATAACTGAATGGTGGGTTGAAAGGTGCTTATTCTATAAAAAGGTACTCCCTGTTGATGAGCATGTACTATCAAAACCGTTTTATCATACTTATTTCAATCAGGATTTTGCAGGTTTAAGCCTTCATCTTTCTGGATTCAAAGGCGTGGACAGTTCTCACCTTAAAAAGGCATTGATCCTTTGTGGAGCGACTGTGGATAACTTTTTGGGTGTACAAAGAAGCGTACTACTTGTAAATACAAATGAACCCTTTAGcatgaaaacaagataTAAATTACAACATGCCACTGGTTGGAATGTTCGTGTGCTAGGAATATCATGGCTATGGTACATTTACCAGACTGGCAAATTTACTGAGAACGTATCACCATGGGCAATtgataaaaaggaaaatcaGAAACTCAAAAGGTTTGAGCATTTACGTAAGATTGCTCTTCCAAATGACAACTCCATACTTAAAGATGATGCACCATTTACTATTTTCCCAAATGCTCAGTCTACCCCTGCACcagattttatttttgagcATTACAGAAATTCGGCGAAACAACCACAAAGGTCTAAGACAACTTTTAATGATGGTGATTCAAGTTCAAAAGAATCTCCAACCAAACGGTTTCGATCCATAACAGAACCAACCACTGATTCTAACACTCGTTTGATGGCCGTTCAGAGCGAAGAAGATACACTAAGTAAACCAGAACAAGAAAGTGTGTCCTACATTGATCCTGACGcacaaagagaaaagcaaaaaatatatgCTCAGCTGACGTCAAATTTTaatgattcttttccattgaTTAATGAGTTTTCTTCTCAGGATAATACCTCTATCCTAATAACTAAGGAAAAACGTAATTTACGACCGAGGTAA